Proteins from a genomic interval of Vicia villosa cultivar HV-30 ecotype Madison, WI unplaced genomic scaffold, Vvil1.0 ctg.000474F_1_1, whole genome shotgun sequence:
- the LOC131628736 gene encoding uncharacterized protein LOC131628736: protein MGGWCDGELKWGDLRISACEVEHAGLLDKVEVLRALLENFEGLHDDNDSVSWLFDSEKTFTVSSCYHRFVALRTPFGPFNRNEEALEMMWKMEVPFKIKAFAWRFFVNRLPTKDLLVYRGINFPTSNLNCVFCNMHLEDKDHMFFKCDVIKVVWKEIDMWVDYPSWKEEESISFFMEWNSKGRVKGIKVGKLEVFWLATCWIIWLIRNGYCFRNDSWNINNIVWNIKILSWRWSSFGDIAHSNYNFHDFCKDTLSFMSLL, encoded by the coding sequence ATGGGAGGTTGGTGTGATGGGGAGTTGAAATGGGGTGATTTGAGAATTTCGGCGTGTGAGGTGGAGCATGCGGGTTTGTTAGACAAGGTGGAGGTTTTGAGGGCTCTTTTAGAGAATTTTGAGGGattgcatgatgataatgattccGTGAGTTGGTTGTTTGATTCGGAAAAGACTTTTACGGTTTCTTCGTGTTACCACCGGTTTGTTGCTTTGCGGACGCCTTTTGGTCCTTTTAATAGGAACGAAGAGGCCTTAGAGATGATGTGGAAGATGGAGGTTCCATTTAAGATTAAAGCTTTTGCTTGGAGATtttttgtgaataggcttccCACTAAAGATCTTTTAGTGTATAGAGGTATTAACTTTCCTACTTCTAACTTAAATTGTGTTTTTTGTAATATGCATTTGGAAGATAAGGATCATATGTTCTTCAAATGTGATGTGATTAAGGTTGTTTGGAAGGAAATTGATATGTGGGTGGATTACCCGAGTTGGAAAGAGGAAGAAAGTATATCTTTCTTTATGGAATGGAACTCCAAGGGTCGGGTAAAAGGTATCAAAGTTGGAAAATTGGAGGTGTTTTGGTTAGCCACttgttggattatttggttgatAAGGAACGGCTATTGTTTTAGGAATGACAGTTGGAATATTAACAATATTGTTTGGAACATCAAGATTTTAAGTTGGAGGTGGTCTTCCTTTGGCGACATTGCTCATTCCAATTATAACTTTCACGATTTTTGCAAAGACACTTTGTCTTTTATGTCGTtattgtaa
- the LOC131628719 gene encoding probable serine/threonine-protein kinase PBL25, translating into MSCFSCFSNQEKKVPRRPNNNNNNNGKRIQYAPTQISPKKAPQPNHHHHHHQENHNYKARTSPQREPRINKEANKENGGGNNIAAQSFTFRELASITRNFRQENLIGEGGFGRVYRGRLEKTNQEVAVKQLDRNGLQGNREFLVEVLMLSLLHHHNLVSLIGYCADGEQRLLVYEYMPLGSLEDHLLDLPRRQKPLEWFKRMKVALDAAKGLEYLHDRANPPVIYRDLKSSNILLDNGFNAKLSDFGLAKLGPTGDKSHVSSRVMGTYGYCAPEYQRTGQLTVKSDIYSFGVVLLELITGRRTIDNTRPLREQNLVTWAYPVFREPARYSELADPKLEGSFPMRSLHQAVAVAAMCLNEEPSVRPLISDVVTALSFLNPMNQDQQVLSPIDMPSPTEENSATLSLLDDDSAVERQRAVDEAIEWGSNTRNKPTRLDSASSI; encoded by the exons ATGAGTTGCTTTTCATGTTTCTCCAACCAAGAAAAGAAAGTACCAAGGAGGcctaataacaacaacaataacaatggaAAAAGGATACAATATGCTCCTACTCAAATATCTCCTAAGAAAGCACCTCAAcctaaccatcatcatcatcatcatcaag AGAATCATAACTATAAGGCTAGGACAAGCCCACAAAGAGAACCTAGAATAAATAAAGAGGCTAACAAAGAAAATGGTGGTGGTAACAACATTGCTGCACAATCATTCACATTCAGGGAATTGGCTTCTATCACAAGGAACTTTAGGCAAGAAAATCTAATAGGTGAAGGTGGGTTTGGAAGAGTTTATAGAGGAAGACTTGAAAAAACAAACCAG GAAGTAGCTGTGAAGCAACTTGACAGGAATGGACTACAAGGAAATAGGGAGTTTCTTGTTGAAGTTTTGATGCTAAGCCTCTTACACCATCATAATCTAGTGAGTCTAATTGGATATTGTGCTGATGGAGAGCAAAGACTATTGGTATATGAGTACATGCCATTAGGATCTCTTGAAGATCATCTACTTG atcttccacgaAGACAAAAGCCATTAGAATGGTTCAAAAGAATGAAAGTAGCACTGGATGCTGCAAAAGGTTTAGAGTATTTGCATGATAGAGCGAATCCACCCGTGATATACCGCGACTTAAAATCCTCCAACATTTTACTAGACAATGGTTTTAATGCAAAACTATCTGATTTTGGATTAGCTAAACTTGGACCTACAGGTGACAAGTCTCATGTTTCTTCAAGAGTAATGGGAACTTATGGATACTGTGCACCTGAGTATCAAAGAACTGGTCAACTCACTGTTAAATCAGATATATACAGCTTTGGCGTTGTTTTGCTTGAATTGATTACTGGTAGGAGAACTATTGATAACACAAGACCTTTAAGGGAGCAAAATCTTGTTACTTGG GCGTATCCAGTATTCAGGGAACCAGCAAGGTATTCAGAATTGGCGGATCCAAAGCTTGAAGGAAGCTTTCCGATGAGATCGTTACATCAAGCAGTGGCAGTAGCAGCAATGTGTCTAAACGAAGAACCATCAGTGAGACCATTGATAAGTGATGTTGTAACAGCTCTTAGTTTCCTTAATCCAATGAACCAAGATCAACAAGTTTTGTCACCAATTGATATGCCATCACCAACAGAAGAAAATAGCGCAACGTTGAGTCTTCTTGACGATGACAGTGCTGTCGAACGACAAAGAGCCGTTGATGAAGCCATTGAATGGGGCTCAAATACTAGGAATAAACCAACAAGGCTTGACAGTGCTTCATCTATTTAA